In Pseudomonas sp. MTM4, one genomic interval encodes:
- a CDS encoding inorganic triphosphatase gives MQKETEIKLRASRETLAALRDHPLLKKRNKSGWQRHELFNQYYDTPERELAQAKVALRLRRDGEQFIQTLKSRGQSVAGLSERNEWDWYLDKAKLDPKKLTDDCWPAALAELDKKTLKPIFTTDFVREKAEIAWGRGKAKVVIEAALDLGKVVVGKQSEDICELELELRQGEPEALLELATELAADLPLMPCDISKAERGYRLHDADSYALNLPAPTLDTLMPLDDAFAALAWHLLGNSQRLAEQYRFNGHWKLLSQWLQQLVDLRALLGSLGQAAPRASSRELRERLDALIQDWRPRLEAGQDDESIRQAVPDEFAAELDQPRWGLFSLKASLWLLQRGWTAERNNRGNRQGAAGLGNWLPRLLGEEAEALQLLRYQQQPEDLAEQRPRMERLLVWLRLARTTLEVPETDRLYGELAKLYELAQQPLSNELLDARVEQARTVWTLKAWKALTK, from the coding sequence ATGCAGAAAGAAACCGAAATCAAACTGCGCGCCAGTCGCGAAACCCTCGCGGCACTACGCGACCACCCGCTGCTGAAAAAGCGCAACAAGAGCGGCTGGCAACGCCACGAACTGTTCAATCAGTATTACGACACGCCCGAGCGCGAACTTGCTCAGGCGAAAGTTGCGTTACGTCTGCGGCGCGATGGCGAGCAGTTCATCCAGACGCTCAAGAGCCGTGGCCAGAGCGTGGCCGGTCTGTCCGAGCGCAACGAGTGGGACTGGTACCTCGACAAAGCCAAGCTGGACCCGAAGAAACTCACCGACGACTGCTGGCCGGCGGCCCTCGCCGAGCTGGACAAGAAAACCCTCAAGCCGATCTTCACCACCGACTTCGTCCGCGAGAAGGCCGAAATTGCCTGGGGCCGTGGCAAGGCCAAAGTCGTGATCGAAGCGGCGCTGGACCTGGGCAAGGTCGTGGTCGGCAAGCAGAGCGAGGACATCTGCGAGCTGGAACTGGAACTGCGCCAGGGCGAGCCCGAAGCGCTGCTGGAGCTGGCCACCGAACTGGCGGCCGACCTGCCGCTGATGCCCTGCGACATCAGCAAGGCCGAGCGTGGCTATCGCCTGCATGACGCCGACAGCTATGCGCTGAATCTGCCGGCGCCGACACTCGATACACTCATGCCGCTGGACGATGCCTTCGCCGCGCTGGCCTGGCATCTGCTGGGCAATAGCCAGCGCCTGGCCGAGCAGTACCGCTTCAACGGTCATTGGAAACTGCTCAGCCAGTGGCTGCAGCAACTGGTCGACTTGCGCGCCCTGCTCGGCAGCCTCGGCCAGGCCGCGCCGCGCGCCAGTAGCCGCGAGCTGCGCGAACGGCTCGATGCGCTGATCCAAGACTGGCGTCCACGCCTCGAAGCCGGGCAGGACGACGAATCGATCCGCCAGGCAGTGCCGGACGAATTCGCTGCCGAACTCGATCAGCCACGCTGGGGCCTGTTCTCGCTGAAGGCCTCGCTATGGCTGCTGCAACGTGGCTGGACCGCTGAGCGCAACAACCGTGGCAATCGCCAAGGTGCGGCCGGGCTGGGCAATTGGTTACCACGCCTGTTGGGTGAAGAAGCTGAGGCATTGCAGCTGTTGCGCTATCAGCAGCAGCCTGAAGACCTCGCCGAACAACGCCCGCGCATGGAGCGGCTGCTGGTTTGGCTGCGCCTGGCACGCACGACGTTGGAAGTACCGGAAACCGACCGTCTCTATGGCGAACTGGCCAAGCTCTACGAATTGGCACAACAGCCGCTGAGCAACGAACTGCTCGATGCCCGCGTCGAACAGGCGCGTACTGTGTGGACGCTCAAGGCCTGGAAGGCGCTGACGAAGTAA
- a CDS encoding murein L,D-transpeptidase catalytic domain family protein, with translation MMVSFRRLCLVAGMFLSAPLLAASPSYQPVVDDLSLIAPTLNLKVLTHAVAAMQCAVNNGASPAKRLAVIDFSLPSSERRLWIFDLQQRRLLLEDFVAHGMKSGENLATRFSNVLGSHQSSIGLFRTAESYSGKHGYSLRMDGLEPGVNDLARERAIVIHPADYVNPAWIATQGRIGRSQGCPAVRPEVARMVVDSLKGGQFMFSWYPDQDWLQTSAYLNCEPSRVAGILAARQG, from the coding sequence ATGATGGTTTCGTTCCGACGCCTCTGCCTCGTGGCAGGTATGTTCCTGTCAGCTCCGCTCCTGGCGGCCAGTCCTTCCTACCAGCCGGTTGTGGATGACTTGTCACTGATAGCGCCTACGTTAAACCTCAAAGTGCTCACGCATGCCGTAGCGGCCATGCAATGCGCTGTGAATAACGGCGCCAGCCCCGCGAAGCGGCTGGCGGTGATCGATTTTTCGCTGCCGTCGTCTGAACGCCGGCTCTGGATATTCGACCTGCAGCAGCGGCGGTTGTTGCTTGAAGATTTCGTCGCCCACGGAATGAAGTCTGGCGAAAACCTCGCCACACGCTTCTCCAACGTACTTGGCAGCCATCAGTCGAGCATCGGCCTGTTCCGCACCGCCGAGAGCTACAGCGGCAAGCATGGCTATTCACTGCGTATGGATGGGCTCGAACCCGGCGTGAATGACCTGGCCCGCGAGCGAGCGATCGTTATCCACCCGGCTGATTACGTGAACCCGGCCTGGATCGCCACTCAAGGCCGCATCGGCCGCAGCCAGGGCTGCCCGGCGGTGCGCCCGGAAGTGGCGCGCATGGTGGTCGATAGCCTCAAGGGCGGGCAGTTCATGTTTTCCTGGTATCCGGATCAGGATTGGCTGCAGACCTCGGCCTATCTCAATTGCGAGCCTTCGCGCGTTGCGGGGATATTGGCGGCGCGGCAGGGGTGA
- a CDS encoding TIGR00153 family protein, with protein sequence MPINPFVSLFGRSPIGPMQQHMAKSHECAANLVPLFQAITAEDWERVEQIQQEMARLENEADKLKKSVRQHLPKSLFLPVPRSDLLELLSVQDKIANRAKDIAGLMLGRCMTVPVALQPLMLAFVQRSVDASCQALKALKELDSLLETGFSGREATLVEKMVEEVEEIERETDRMQITVRRELFKLEKELPPVDVMFLYKIIEWIGDVADRAERVGNRLEQLLAR encoded by the coding sequence ATGCCAATCAATCCATTCGTCAGCCTGTTCGGACGCTCGCCCATCGGCCCGATGCAGCAGCACATGGCCAAGTCCCACGAATGTGCCGCCAACCTGGTACCCCTTTTTCAGGCGATCACGGCAGAAGACTGGGAGCGGGTCGAGCAGATCCAGCAAGAGATGGCGCGCCTGGAAAACGAGGCCGATAAGCTCAAGAAAAGCGTTCGCCAGCATCTGCCCAAGAGCCTGTTTCTGCCGGTACCGCGCTCCGATCTGCTGGAGCTGCTGAGTGTACAGGACAAGATCGCCAACCGCGCCAAGGACATCGCCGGCCTGATGCTGGGCCGCTGCATGACCGTCCCCGTGGCGCTGCAGCCGCTGATGCTGGCCTTCGTCCAGCGCAGCGTCGATGCCAGCTGCCAGGCGCTGAAGGCGCTCAAAGAACTGGATTCGCTGCTCGAGACCGGCTTCAGCGGCCGTGAGGCCACGCTGGTCGAGAAGATGGTCGAGGAAGTTGAGGAAATCGAGCGTGAAACCGACCGTATGCAGATCACGGTTCGCCGTGAGCTGTTCAAGCTGGAAAAGGAATTGCCACCAGTAGACGTCATGTTCCTCTACAAAATCATCGAATGGATCGGTGACGTGGCCGACCGTGCCGAGCGCGTC
- a CDS encoding GspE/PulE family protein: MSAFAPSTADRLLDLNDLLRDLVAQGRLLQDTAEQCLTLRRSTAAQQHPLEFLAEQQLDDLARPGKKLDLETLTLWLAEQAGQPYLRIDPLKINVAAITPLMSYAFAQRHKILAVAVDSSAVTIASAQPFVKSWEANLTHVLKRPIKRVVANPVELQRFTVEFYRLAKSVSGATATDQKISGTGNFEQLLNLGASDQEPDANDSHIVNIVDWLFQYAFDQRASDIHIEPRREQGTVRFRIDGVLHNVYQFPPQVTMAVVSRLKSLGRMNVAEKRKPQDGRVKTKTPDGGEVELRLSTLPTAFGEKMVMRIFDPEVLLKGFDQLGFSAEDLRRWQSMTGQPNGIILVTGPTGSGKTTTLYTTLKQLATPEVNVCTIEDPIEMIEGAFNQMQVQHNIDLSFASGVRALMRQDPDIIMVGEIRDLETAEMAIQAALTGHLVLSTLHTNDAPSAITRLLELGVPHYLLRATLLGVMAQRLVRTLCPHCKTPVQLDADDWQTLTKPWNAPLPTHAHQAVGCIECRDTGYRGRAGVYEIMLLNDGIKPLITADTDLIALRRQAFKDGMHSLRLSGAQKIAAGLTTLEEVLRVTPQSEQK, translated from the coding sequence ATGTCCGCCTTCGCCCCTTCCACCGCCGATCGCCTGCTCGACCTCAACGATCTATTGCGCGACCTGGTGGCGCAGGGCCGGCTGCTGCAGGACACGGCCGAACAATGCCTGACCCTGCGGCGCAGCACGGCAGCACAGCAACATCCGCTGGAGTTTCTCGCCGAGCAGCAACTCGACGATCTGGCGCGACCCGGTAAGAAGCTCGATCTGGAAACCCTGACCCTCTGGCTCGCCGAACAAGCCGGGCAGCCCTATCTGCGCATCGACCCGCTGAAAATCAATGTCGCGGCCATCACGCCACTGATGTCCTACGCCTTCGCCCAGCGCCACAAGATCCTCGCCGTGGCGGTGGACAGCTCGGCGGTGACCATCGCCAGCGCCCAGCCCTTCGTGAAGAGCTGGGAAGCCAACCTCACCCACGTGCTCAAGCGGCCGATCAAGCGGGTGGTGGCCAATCCGGTGGAGCTGCAGCGCTTCACCGTGGAGTTCTACCGACTGGCCAAGTCGGTCAGCGGCGCCACCGCTACGGACCAGAAGATCAGCGGCACCGGTAACTTCGAGCAGCTGCTCAACCTCGGCGCCAGCGATCAGGAGCCCGACGCCAACGATTCGCACATCGTCAACATCGTCGACTGGCTGTTCCAGTACGCCTTCGACCAACGCGCCAGCGACATCCACATCGAGCCGCGGCGCGAGCAGGGCACGGTGCGCTTTCGCATCGACGGCGTGCTGCACAACGTCTACCAGTTCCCGCCGCAGGTAACCATGGCGGTGGTCAGTCGTTTGAAGTCGCTGGGGCGGATGAACGTCGCCGAAAAGCGCAAACCGCAGGATGGCCGGGTCAAGACCAAGACGCCGGATGGCGGTGAGGTGGAACTGCGCCTCTCGACCCTGCCCACCGCCTTCGGCGAGAAGATGGTGATGCGTATCTTCGATCCCGAAGTGTTGCTCAAGGGCTTCGACCAGCTGGGCTTTTCCGCCGAGGACCTGCGTCGCTGGCAGAGCATGACCGGCCAGCCCAACGGCATCATCCTGGTCACCGGCCCCACCGGCTCGGGCAAGACCACCACGCTCTACACCACGCTTAAGCAGCTGGCCACGCCGGAGGTGAACGTCTGCACCATCGAGGACCCGATCGAAATGATCGAGGGCGCCTTCAACCAGATGCAGGTGCAGCACAACATCGACCTGTCCTTCGCCAGCGGCGTGCGCGCGCTGATGCGCCAGGACCCTGACATCATCATGGTCGGCGAGATTCGCGATCTGGAAACTGCAGAAATGGCGATCCAGGCGGCGCTGACCGGCCACTTGGTGCTCTCGACGCTGCACACCAACGACGCCCCAAGCGCCATCACCCGCCTGCTGGAACTGGGTGTACCCCATTATCTGTTGCGCGCAACGCTGCTTGGCGTGATGGCCCAGCGCTTGGTGCGCACACTCTGCCCGCACTGCAAGACGCCGGTTCAACTGGATGCCGATGACTGGCAGACGCTGACCAAGCCCTGGAATGCGCCGCTGCCGACCCACGCGCACCAGGCGGTGGGTTGCATCGAATGCCGCGACACCGGTTATCGCGGGCGCGCCGGAGTCTACGAGATCATGCTACTCAACGACGGCATCAAGCCACTGATCACCGCCGACACCGACCTCATCGCCTTGCGTCGCCAGGCGTTCAAGGACGGCATGCACAGCCTGCGCCTGTCCGGCGCGCAGAAGATCGCAGCGGGGCTGACTACGTTGGAAGAGGTGTTGCGGGTAACACCGCAGAGTGAGCAGAAATAG